Genomic window (Granulicella arctica):
AGGTCGAGCCGCGCTCATCATTCCTGTGCGTATGCTCTTTCGACGTGCCGGGACCACTTAAAGCTTCACTCTTTGCTCTTCAGAGACGAAGACAAAATCACAGCGCTGGGTACTTCCACAGTTCACCACGCGTGGTAGAAGCCCTCCTTTTGCTCAAGCTGCACTTCGGTATCGAAAAGGTCTGATAATCGAACCGCCGTCAGCAGCTCCTCTTTCGGCCCATCTGCCACAATCCGACCCTCCTGCATCATCAGCACACGGTCCATCTCCGGCAGGATATCGGCGATATGGTGTGTGATCAGCAGGATACCGGTTCCCTGCTGGGCAAGCTGCCGCAGCAACAGCCGCAGGTCTCGTTGCGCAGAAAGATCGAGCGCGTTCGAAGGCTCATCGAGCAGTAGCATGTCCGCAGAGCCAACCAGCGCCCGGCCAATCATAATGCGCCGCTGCTGACCCGCCGACATCCCACCAACCTGCTTGTCGCGCAGCGCAACAGCATCCACCTGAACCAGCACCTCTTCGGCGCGTGCCAGCAACGCTGGCGTAATCGTCAGGTTGGGCCAAAGAGTGCTGCTCGAGAAAAATCCAGAAAGGATGGCATCGAAGCCGGTTGTCCGCCGCGTCGGCTCCCCCGGTAGGTCGGCCGAGACGACGCCCAGCTTCTTCTTGAGTTCAGTCAGGTCCCACCGCGACCGGCCAAAGATGCTGACCGTTGTCTCCGGCTGGACTAGGGGGTAGCATTCGCAAGTCATCGCCTTGATCAGCGTAGACTTGCCACAGCCATTCGGTCCCAGTATAGCAATGTGCTCGCCGCGGTTGATGCTCAGGCTGACGTCGTGCAAAACAACTGTCTCGCCGCGAGCGACGCTGACGTGTTCAAACTTTAGAAAAGGAAGCATACCTTCACAGGATAGCTGCTTCGGCTTTCTCAAGCGTCGCACCGTTCTATAACGGTGCGCTTAGAAGGAAATTTGCAGCCACTCCGCCTTCTCTTCGGGCGTCTCAGGATCGCGTACCGCATGGCGGTACCAGGAAACAGCCGCTGTCAGCTTCCGAAGCCAGGTTGATTCGGACACTTGTTCGGCTTGCGAAGTGCCCTTAGACTGTCGGGTCGTGGACGTGCTGGGTATATCGTTGGGACGTGCTGCAGGTATTGAGCTCATCAGGTTGCCTCTGGACGAAATTCTCGTACGAAGGACCGTTTCTCCCTGAAACAGCGATACACAAGGCGAGGGGAAGCGCTCCAAACTCCCAGAGAGTATCAATTCTCAGACGAACCGAAGCTCACTCTTTGGTAACTTGGCATCCCAAAACGTTGAATGTTTCTCCTGTCAACAGCTACTGCATGTTGCGAAGCACTGAACCCACCAATCCGCCCACAACTCCACTTTCTGTCTGCTGCACCCGCTCGACCTTCATGTACTCCTGGAGCTGGTGCGCCAGCCGTGAGATAGGCAGCGTCTGCAACCACACACGACCCGGCCCTGTCAGCGCAGCGAGAAAGATACCATCGCCGCCGAAGATCATGTTCTTGATACCCGGGATGCGCGCGATCTGGAAGTTGACACTCGTCTGAAATGCGCCAACGTGGCCCGGATGCACCCGCAGCAACTCGCCCGGCGCCAGGTCCTTGATGATCACCTCTCCCGAAAGCTCCAGCCACGCAACTCCCTGGCCGGTAAGCTTCTGCAGCAGAAAGCCGTCGCCGCCAAAGATGCCCGCGCCCAGCGACTGCTGAAATCCGACACCAAGATTCACATTTTGCGTGGCACACAGAAAACCATGCCGATGCACAAGGTACTCCTGGTTCGCATTCACGTCGACGGGCACAATATGCCCCGGCACCCGCGTCGCAAACGCCACCTCACCCGGAGCGCCGATCGCCCGATACTCTGTCATAAAGAGCGACCCGCCGCCCGCCACACGCTTCAGCGCACCGAAGAAGCCGCCGCCCCCACCCATCTGCGTGTGCGTCGTCATCTGAATCGTGGCCGACATCCACGAAAGCTCGCCCGCCTCCGAGACAATCGCGTCATTCTGCCCCAGCGCAAACTCGAGGACAGGCATCGTGGTACCAAGAATGCGGCTTTGCATAAGGCTCTCCGGGACATTCTGAATCGTCGTCGCAAGTATAGCCGGGACCCTTACGGATGTCGCGATAATCCTGTGCGGAAAAGTACTTCAAGGATCCGTACCGCCGCCTTCATCGAAGCAGCCAGATCCCCTGAAACCTTGCTCGTCCCCC
Coding sequences:
- a CDS encoding ABC transporter ATP-binding protein — protein: MLPFLKFEHVSVARGETVVLHDVSLSINRGEHIAILGPNGCGKSTLIKAMTCECYPLVQPETTVSIFGRSRWDLTELKKKLGVVSADLPGEPTRRTTGFDAILSGFFSSSTLWPNLTITPALLARAEEVLVQVDAVALRDKQVGGMSAGQQRRIMIGRALVGSADMLLLDEPSNALDLSAQRDLRLLLRQLAQQGTGILLITHHIADILPEMDRVLMMQEGRIVADGPKEELLTAVRLSDLFDTEVQLEQKEGFYHAW
- a CDS encoding AIM24 family protein; translated protein: MQSRILGTTMPVLEFALGQNDAIVSEAGELSWMSATIQMTTHTQMGGGGGFFGALKRVAGGGSLFMTEYRAIGAPGEVAFATRVPGHIVPVDVNANQEYLVHRHGFLCATQNVNLGVGFQQSLGAGIFGGDGFLLQKLTGQGVAWLELSGEVIIKDLAPGELLRVHPGHVGAFQTSVNFQIARIPGIKNMIFGGDGIFLAALTGPGRVWLQTLPISRLAHQLQEYMKVERVQQTESGVVGGLVGSVLRNMQ